Within Brachyhypopomus gauderio isolate BG-103 chromosome 4, BGAUD_0.2, whole genome shotgun sequence, the genomic segment GACGTGacataaaatgtgaaagagAAAATAACGATGAAGATCATATTCCGTTATCAATTTTTTCTACGCAGTAAAAATGTCTTTTCATGAACTTTACCCATTTTAAGGGCCCCGCACTGCCGTGGTTATTTGCTTGTCTGTGGAAGTGGCTTAGGTGAGATGATGAGCAACAGACCTCCTCTGTTTCAGAGGAGCCTCACATTGCTATAGATGTCCTGGTGAACTCTAATGTAAACCACTGAGGTTCCTCTGAAAGTACATATAGAAATATGAGGAACTGTTCAGGCACTACATGTGCGGCCTGCCTGAGGGAATGCCAGGAATACCCCATACCCAATACCCCATACCCAATACCCCATACCCCATACCCCATACCCAACACCCCATACCCCATACCCCACTGCTACTTTGTGACTATGGCTGTTATAAGAAGAgctataaaaatacatttgacttgTTTGCAGGACAGATTTACAAATGACTGTAAGATCACGAGTCCCAAGGTCATAAATTACCTCCGAGTATATACACTGTTCAAATTAGCAGGCGGTGAGCAGCCTACTCAAAACCTCAAGCCTTTCCGGAAAAAGTCTGTGCAAAAAATCAGTGCAGGCAGATGAAGTAGGTGATGCTAATGATCTTGGCTCACAATGCTACCAGCGCAGTAAAAATTTGATCAACTTGCAAAAATTCCATCTGTCTGCCAGATATATTAATTATGAAATACAATCCCCAGAGTAAAACAAAACCGATGTTTCCAGTGCACTGAGATTTCTTTAAAGATGTGTGGTTACGTCAAGCTTGTAGCACATATTTCTGCAGTGTCTGATTCACACACCTTGCACATCCTGTTCTGACATTTCTCTGCACTCTAACacactgaaactcacacacattaATAGCACAGCTATAAGAATGCCTATGAAATGGTTTTTTTTGCATGATTTTGCTCAACTCAGCTAAACAATTTAGCTCCCAGATTCTCCTGAATTAAGCTACAGTTTGTATAATAATATCCAAACTTTTCTGATACACAGCAAGAAAtgaaaatgttcttattttcaCTTTTCTGACCAACATAAATGTTGATCACGCTCTGTGTGTTGCAGACTGATGCAATAATGCATCGGCTaaagagtctctctctctttatgtctcacactctctttttatgtctcactgtctctctttatatctcacactctctttctctttatgATCCCGCAGATAGAAGAAGCaaaagatgagaaacatgtCTATGAGTAACATTAGCAGGATGGACAATGACACTCTGGCTATGTTGCAGAACAAACAGGCCAGCAACATTGTGTCTTTCATCTACATCGTTGTGACGCTGGTTAACCTCTGCGGTAACGGCCTGTCCATGTGGGTGCTATTATTCCGGACGTCGCCGAAAACGCCTTCCATAATCTACATGATCAACCTCACCATCACTGACCTCGCCATGGGCTTGGCCCTTCCGTTCCAGATCGCCTACCAGATGCACGGCTACAACTGGACCCTGGGCCCGTGGATGTGCAACACACTTACGGTCACCTTTTTCACCAACATGTACTGCTCCATTCTGACCATGACGGCCATCAGCGTGGACCGCTACATGGGCATCGTGAAGCCCATGTTGTTCAGAGGGAGGCGTGAGAAGGCCAAATACGCCATCGCCATCTGCGTGCTCATGTGGGCCGTGGTCCTGGGCGTGCTCAGCCCGTTGGAGACGACCGACCTGACGTTTTACGTGAACGAACTCGGCATCGTCACCTGCTTTGACGTGCTGAAGAAGAACATGCTGCCATCACTCGTGCACTGGGCCATCTTCCTGTTTGCCATGttcatcatcctcttcctctgtcctttCATCATGACGGCGTACTGCTACACCCGGATCATCTGGGCTCTGGTGAACAGCCCCCGCAGCAAGCAGAAAGGCCGAGCCGTGCGTCTGGCCTTCATCGTCTTATTAGTCTTTGCCGTCTGTTTTGCACCCAACAACATCTTGCTCCTGGCTCACACGGTCTCAAAGCTGTACTATAACAAATCTCTCTACATATACTACAAGATGTCCTTCACCCTCAGCTGCATCAACAGCTGCCTCGATCCGTTCATCTACTACTTTGCCTCAAAGGAGTTCCGGCGAAAGATGAGACATATGTTGAATCTGCGAACCTTCAGCACAACAGAGAAGGACTTTACTGACGGCCCCAGAGACAGCTTCTTCTCGGCACGCTCCGCTTCCAACGCCAACGAAGAGTATGAACACGGAAAGAGACGTGTGAGTCTGGGCAATACAAGCTTCTAGTTTTCTAACTTTTATTTGACATGTTCCGTTCTGTTTCATCTTGTTTTGCCTTGTCCCGGGATGTTATGAGGAAGCCTGATGTCTCATGTGACATGTGAGGACAAGTCTCATGATATTCAGGCTCTTACTTTCTTTTAGTTGTAGACATTATAGCCAAGCTTACATGACAAGATTTAAGCTTTGTGGAGTTTGTGTAGCATGTGAATATTTATTCTGAGTGATTCCCCGGGATCACTCAGTCTAGACAAAGCTTAACTCTTTCTATTAATCTGAATAGAACCATTTTTTATTATAATCTCCAAATAATTCATACTTTATTAAATGCACCAATTGTATAGCTGAACTTATATGTGATGGAAGTAAATTGACTGATCACAGAAAATATATGTGTTAGTTTACACAGTGTTCTTATTTTTTTCATAAACGGTAAACAAGTGCATTTACAacataaatgtttattaaaagCACCCAGCTATCCAGTGATCACATGAAAGACACCAAAAAGACTGGACCAGATGTGTAGAGCGTACAGAACTCTGGCCCACCTGTGCCAGTCAACCTATGCCAGGGTTCAACACAGGTGGCAAGAATAGAGGGTTATTATTCACCAAGCATAATTGATTATGTAATGTGTGTAATGCAACAAAAAAGTTAAATAATTTAGTTGGCAGCAATTTCTGTTTTGTCactaaattaaaaatatattgtcCTTTAAAATTTCATAACTTGATTGAAAAAACACTTTTGTGGGTCTCAGGGATGCATTTTCTTGCCGTATTCTTTATTTTTGTCAAAGCAGGTTATGAAAttattaaatgtgttttttttttcaattataATATTATGGTGTTTGTGGTTATATTGCAACTTGTGTTAGTAGTGCAGTATCCTGGAAAACCCCACTgacatgtttttattttaaactcACCCAAAACTCCCCTACACCATTAACTAGGAAATTGGCCCAGAAACCAGAACTTCCGTCACCATTTGAAACTGTTGCCTGACCTTTGCCCTCCTGGTGTGTCCATCTCCCTGAGAAGGTCGTTGCCAGGTGCTGATTAAACATCTCCTCACATGTGCTTTTGGTTCCTCATACTCACATTTAgttcctttgtttttttttcttagttcAGTGATTTCAGGAGCGATACACAAAAGACGAAACAGGAACACGGGAAAGTCATTAAATGAAACAGGATACACCTGATAAAATTTCACACATATCAAAATTTAAGTGAACAACTGCAACGACATGTTTCTATTCTTGACCAGACAACAACCCCTTTCACGTCTGAGACAAACTGAGGCCACGCAAAACAGCGACCTTCTCCGTTCACACAGTCAATATAAGAGGAGACACCAGATAACTGACACGTTTTGGGAACACCATGCTGTTTCTGGTGGAAGCTCAGCTCAGGGGGCTTTACTACACCGATACACTGGTTTTGGTTTCGCTTCATTTTTTTGCTGAATCGTTCATGAGTTGAACGTCTAGAAACATGGTAAGATGAAGAAAAGGAAATAAGAAATACACAACACTGCCCCCCTGTGGTTAATATTAAAACTATTGGTTTACTAAGTTTTGAAAATTATTATGGTTATGCTTGATGTTATAGCACCAAACTAAATAATTAAATCATCATTAATGTAATGCTATATTACATAATGTAATTCTAAGCTTACATTTGACTGTTGCCACCCACAATCCATCTGTGAGATTTAATACTCCAGCTTCCTCATTAAGGGTAATTAACACGGGTCTGTCAAATTTGTACTGCAGACACACTATCTGCAGCCTTCGTCTCCACTACAGTTCTACAGAACTGGGTAGGTTCTTGAAGCCAGATTATTCATCTCTGATTACAAATTTCCTCTCTGGTTAAAATGTTATTGTTTTGTGAGGCACAAGTTCCTCAGTGTAATGGGAAGTTAACATGTTCAGTAATTTCAGACATACTAAAGAATATTCCCACACTGCAGTCAATGAAGCCTTACGTTTAGGGTTCGTGGTGAATTTTATTGTCATTCTAAACATGTTAACACATGATACAATGAAAAACATAGCCAGTGCCGGCAGCGTAAAATAATACAAACAGTTAAATAACAAGGATAATTTACAACAATAAAAATTCAAGATTGTAAAACTAAATGTTAAACTTTAAAACTGTAAAACTCTAATAAACAAGAATAACTTAAAACAAGTAATTCTGATACTTCTCAGTCTTCTgactgagaggaggagggagacgaAAAGGTTAAAACACTTCAAAGGTAAAATGTAATGTAGTCTCAAGAAACATACCGATGCAGTTATTATGAAATTCACACGCTGTGTTTTTCAAGGAAATTGCATAATTTCTTTTCCATTCATTGTTGAGTATTTGTTCACAAAGATGTCTTACACTGAATTTTGTCTTTGAGTCTAAAATTTGATTTCTGTAACGCACATGCACAAGTTATATTGCAACATGTAGCAGAGGGAGAAAGTGTGTAGGCTAAATGTGGTGGACGTCACACCAGGTGGACTGGGATCTGAATCTGGATCCCTGTATTAGTGCAGCTGATTCCAAAATAACCCAACTGCATTCATGCACCATCACAAAACTCAACTGGTTATTACACATATGTTGGATGTCCTATGAAAAAAATGTACAACAGGAAATGACAGGGAAAAATGTGTTTATATAATCATAGAAAACATCAATGATGTATACAGTGTGCAAGTTTGATTTGAAGGATTTTGGCTTACAACTTTTGATTAAATTTTGTATTTCTATTTTAgatcttttttattttatacacaTAGTCAACCAACTATACAACATTTGTAATTATTCATCTGTTTATGTTATAATCACACTGGCACATGTCTAAAAGCAACTATACCATAATATAAAATGTTCCTGTAATGTAAAGCCACATGGAGACAGTAAATGAAGTAACATCCTCTTTAAGTGAGGTTACCCTCCAGGTTGGGTCCTCTGCTACATGGTGCATGATGTTTGAACGACTCAAATCACCCAGGAAGCCATATCAATGTCAACAATATGAACTGCTAAATAGGAAACTGGAAGTCTAATGAACACTGTGGAACGTTTCGCTCGGCAAACGCACCGTCCTTTCTCTCAGTGCGCATGCTCACACAAACTCCGCCCACTTCGCTCGGGTTGAACTTCATGGTGGAAGCGAGGAGGTAACAGAGAACTTCCCAGGTAAAAACACAAGAGCGTGACATTTTAATGACACATTAAAATAGCATCACGACAATTGAATATATGCTTAATGTGATAACAAATGCGTTGCACTTCATCAGCTACTGTCGGTATTAATACCCCATGGCTGTGCAATCATCTTGTGAACTGTACGACACTCGTGGCATTCGTACTGATACAACCAGATAGTTATACATTTTAAGATGTACCCCTGTACTGTACAACATATGCAATATGATATAAATAAAGAGTTGGGCACGCTACTGAATCATTATACTCATAGCCTTGGTGGTCAGAGAGATGAAACTGGACCAGGATGTCTATGGACATATGGACCAGGATGTTTATTACTTCGCCGTCGTGAATATGTaacaaattatatttatattatatatattactgTAGATCTCCTCCGACAACACCATGGTGTTACATCCAGTCATATCCAAGCTGATCAGCAAACGTGTTGTACTAGCCAGTGCGTCTCCAAGACGGCTGGAGATACTGACCAACACAGTAAGTGGCCCCTTCATTTGAGGATGATgacctgttgttgttgttgtttgttttgatgCCGATGTTGACGTGATCCTTCGCTTGTAATGCAGGGATTACGATTTGAAGTAGTGCCTTCTTGGTTTAAAGAGACCTTGGACAAAACCTTGTTTAAAGCACCCTATGAATATGCAGTGGAAACAGCGAAGCAGAAGGCGATGGAGGTGGCTCAGAGAATGCCCTTTGTAAGTTTCtggatgaaaacaaacaaaacaaaacacagctcAGCCTCCTAGTTTTCCATGTGAAGTAGCCCAGACATCTCACAACTTCATTACCGTGTGTGTGCTTAACTTCACATGTCCTGGGCTCAGAAACACCGGAAAACGCCTGATATTGTGATTGGAGCAGACACTGTTGTGGTATGCAGGTATCTTtcttttagtaaaaaaaaaaagttgatgAATGATGGCTTGTTTAAAGGTTTGAATTTGTCCTGTGGTTTCAATTGCAGACAGTGGATGGACTGATTTTGGAAAAGCCTACTGATAAACAAGATGCCTACCAAATGTTATCCAGGTTCTATTTTTTTACAAAACTAGCTGTGTATTCTATGGGAAATGCACTGTACTATAATGGCTTTTCATACAGTATGTTTGAAACAATTGcccgttttttttttgtcctgcTTAAATGTATTTCAGATTGAGTGGTAAAGAACACAGTGTCTTCACAGGAGTGGCCATAGTCCTTTGTTCTGAAACAGAAGGTAAACTGAGTAAAATCTGAACACTACCGATTCATGATTTTGGGAAGGACGTAAGCTTATTTTCTGTTTAATTCAGGGGGAGCTACAGAATACAGAGTGGTAGACTTTTATGAGGAGACGaaggtgaagtttgcagaactgTCCGAGGAGATGCTGTGGGAATACATTAACAGCGGAGAACCCATGTAAGTACATGTGTTCCTGTCCGTTTCACTTGCTGTTGATTAATAGATATGGATTTTTTTGAGTATGTCCCGACTTCATGGAAACATTGAACTTTTGAACCGATGGACTTTAGTATAGTTACTTTTGAATATTTGCTTTAACATGCTAGATGAGACATTTGATATTTAACACATGTACTGAAACTTTAAACCCCAATTTTCTCCCATTTTTAAGCCAGCCAGCGATCTCTCCCGTCTTACACCCCGTGTAGGGTGTGGCGAACATCTGTGACCTTTGAACCATGTCAAGCCACCCGCTGCATGTTTTCCAGCTGGCCATGCTGCAGTGTGGGGTATCTGATCACACTCGGAGGGGTGCGCTAAACGcccatgtcagagtgtgagccTGTAGAGGTCCACACTCACTGGGACTGATATGAGAGAGAGTAATGCCATCTCTCCAACCCAGTGTCTGAGTTCTCTTGCAGTCCCTTTATGGAAGAAAATCTTTCACtggttatatatatttatttataatgcatataataaaatgtataaaCTAGTTACAACTACTAAATCAATGTATTTGCCTATTAAATCATTGCAGTGTTTCTAAATGTCAGATTCCTTAAATGCATCATGTTGCCAAAAGGGAAAGTTGCTCTCACAGCATTAAAGTTGACTTTTTGTTCAACAAAGTTTAAcgtcaccacaaacacacacgtatcacaacacacacacacacacccaaaaaggTTGGCTGCTAAGAAATGATGCTGATAATCCCACCCTCATCCGCAGGTGGCCTGTAAGGACAAATCCCCCATCAATGTATACTTGGTTTTTTCTAGAAGGCTAAGAAACCAAACGCCAGTGTCAGTGTGAGTTTTCTGCTGtgtattttttagggacaaagCTGGTGGTTATGGGATCCAGGCACTGGGTGGTATGCTGGTGGAATACGTGCACGGAGACTTTCTTAACGTGGTCGGCTTTCCTCTCAACCACTTCTGCAAACAGCTCAGTGCGATTTACAACAGCCCTTCCGAGAGCCCCACTGACAAGGTGAAGGGAGGGGACTCGGTAGGTACCGCTGGGCCACGGGCCTTGGAGAACAGCCCATCTCAATGCACTAGGACAGGAGGTGCTGACCATCGGGAGGGCAGTGACTTCAGCAGCTCCCACTCTGCTGGCCGGGCCACTGTTCAGGAGCAGAACATGCCCACGTGTACCAAGAACAGCAGTCAAGGTTTCCCCCACAACATAGTGGACATGCTGGATGGATTCAAAGTCTCAAAGGTAGATGTGTGTCATTAAACATGCATGTGGCTCGCAGTGCAGTGCACGCACCGCTCAAAGCTGGGACGCACCACCGGTGAAATGTCATCTCGTGACGAGTCATTTCTAGCTCTCTGTCAGACCTTGTTCACAGCCTGCAAGCTGAAAGTGTTTGATGTTCTGAGAGTCCCTGGAGGCCTCGGGCTGGAGGCGGTGGCTGAGCGTATCGGGGCTTCAGTGGCGGGGACCGAGCGCTTGCTGGACGCCGCTGTCTCCTTAGGCCTCCTACGCAAGCTCGGCCAGGGGGAGTCTGCTGGTAAGAGCAGATTATAATTAGGATTTACTCTTTGCTAATAAGTGCCTGGTCTCAGCAGCGAAATGGCAGCTGAATTTACTCTCTTAAAAGTCGCTCTCTTATTTCTGTGGCAGTTCCATTTCTCATTCATCTGTTTGCTTATAACACACAAGCATTTTGACTGAAACATCACCGCTCCCTGATACCCTCTTTACTACCATGTGGAGATGGTTGTGTGCATGTACCAATGAACCTGCtgacactgctgtgtgctgtgtgtcccAGTGTACAGAAACAGCGAGCAGGCCTCTCGGTTCCTGGTAACAGATGGCCCTCTGACCCTACATGGGTACATCCTGCACTGTGACGACCTGGTCTGGCCTCTCTTTACTCATCTGGAGAGCGCGGTCAGGGAGGGCACCAGTCAGCACCAACGGGCATTTGGGAGGAAATCCAAAAACTTTAGCTTCCAGGTCAAAGGGCATGCAGTGATCACATTGACTCACACCGGAGTCAAAATATAATCATTTAAAGTGTCTTCTGTGTTGCGTTTCCTGACGTAGGATGCATACTTTCAAAATGATGATGTTAAGATGCAGTTCCTAAATGCAATGCACAGCATTGCAAAGGTGACCGGGCATGATGTGGCAACAGCGTTCGATCTGTCCAGCTTCAAAACAGCCTGCGATGTTGGAGGTACCTGTGCTCTTTATATCACTACTGCTTGCACAGACGACACAGGCCCAAAACATTCCGTTTGTACTGAAACCCTTTAGTAAAATGCTGAATACCTGTAAACTACATGCTGTGTCACTGCTGAGAGTGGCCTGCCATAAAGTTTATGGCTGTATAACCATAGTGAAATCACGGTCTGGATTTGTCTGCTGTTGTAATTAAGGGTTTTATGTCATACGCAGGCTGTACTGGTGCCATGGCGTATGAGTTCGCCAAAGCTCACCCTGGACTGTCTGTAATAGTTTTCGACTTGCCGGCGGTGATTGAAATGAGGAGTCACTTCCAGCCCAAAGAACCGAATGACCGAGTAGCGTTTGTTGCAGGTCAGGTGAACCCCAATGCAACACGGTGCTCATTATTCGGCgttcatatatattatatacattatatattcatatataatgTCATATTTCCCTCCTGATGCTTTAGACTGTGTAGTGATATGTTATGTGTTTATTGGGAGCAGGAGATTTCTTCAAAGATGACCTCCCCAAAGCAGACCTATACGTTCTTGCACGGGTTCTCCATGACTGGTCAGATGAGAAGGTGGATGAGTTGTTGAGTAAGGTGTCAAAGGCGTGCACTACTGGTAGGAACAGTCAGACACGACATACGCTGCATCTGTCTGAATGACGTTACCTATAACAAATGCATTGGCATGCGAACATACAGGGCGCCAGTCTTCTCATTGGTCAAAACCGAGTTACTTATGGAAGATCAATTCCTGTAACTAAATGTTATCCAAAAAACCTACTGAAATGGTTACTTGTCGCTGATGACGCCCACAGAAGCCACTAACGTGTGTGACCACTTGTGTTTCTGACCGGCAGGGTGTGCTGTGCTTCTAGCAGAGACGGTGCTGGATGAGGTCAAGAGGCGGACGTCCTACATACAGTCCCTCAGCATGCTGGTCCAGACAGAAGGCAGAGAGAGGAGCTCCGTCCAGTACAAACAGCTGCTGGAGTCACATGGATTTTCTCTGATCAGAATGTGTCAAACAGGGAACTTTTTAGATGCCATATTAGCATACAAACAGTAAACGATGTTCTGTCTTTATGTTGAAGAATAGAATAATAAACAATTATTTACTGTTTACTGTTTAAGATTCCTTATTCTAACTTTTTGCAAACTCGGGTCCTAGAAGAGACTTGTAAGATTGTCGTGTTTTACATATTGTCAGTAATTCTTACTAATCCCCTAACATAAAATGCAACGCCATTGGCACGTAAGCGAGCCCTTAATTCTACAAATGACCGTTCAGCATTATGGGATTGCATTAAAAACTGCAGCAGTAAATTCACTGAGTGAATTCATTGAATTCTCTGTTAAGAGAGTTTCTCCATCAGCACTATTCTCGCGATAAGATACTGGACCTGCATATTCACGCGTTTTCTTGGGGACCGGAGTCTGCGCGCAACATCTGCAAACAAGTAACTTCATCTTCCCCTCACCGCTTGTTTAAACTGCTGCTTAGGTGCTTTTAACAGGCCTTTACATTAGGTGCCATGGCCGATGCCGCGAAATCTTTTGCAAAAGACTTTTTAGCCGGTGGAGTTGCAGCTGCCATTTCTAAAACCGCCGTTGCACCAATCGAAAGAGTGAAACTGCTGCTGCAGGTGAGAACATTTTGTGCCTGCACGCTCGTAATGACATTTGACACCTGCCGTCTTGTGTTTTATTAGTCTTTTACAACGTTTGTTGCTCACCACTATCTAATACTGCTTTTAAAATGTGTAATAACATGCAAATTGCCATGTAGTAAAAACTGCACATCCTTGGGACGCCATGTCGAAAAGAACTGCAGCATCCTCACACCCTCGCGAGCATCCTCACCGTTCACGCGCAGTACACAACTTAGGAGCACGCGCATGATAATCACAACCATTAAAGACATTATATTCCCTTACTGCACTGTAATACAGCTAAGTCGCCCGTAAAAGTAATAGGTCTACTGAAAGGCCGAGCTAGCTGCATAGCTTTAGCACCTGTAAAGTGAATAGTTGCCACTTATGCGGATTTTATTGATTTTCCTGGAGCGAGTGCCGTTGCAGTACGCCATCCTTATGGTCACACTtttcatcatcattattattatttggacAACAGGGTTTCATCCGGCTATTAATGCCCCCTAGCATTTTACAAGCAGTTTACAATACAGTGCTTGAAAATGGTGTCATCAGAATAAGGAGTGTTACGTCACTCAAGTGTGCAATGCTGTGACCTCACTGACCTCACTGACCTCACTGTGACCGTGAGTGATGAGAAAAACGAGGCCATGTAACTtatgatgtttttgttttgttgttttttcctcCACGCAGGTCCAGCATGCTAGCAAGCAAATCAGCGCCGACAAACATTACAAAGGAATCATCGACTGTGTCGTGAGGATCCCCAAAGAGCAAGGTTTCCTGTCTTTCTGGCGTGGCAACCTGGCCAACGTCATCCGCTACTTTCCCACGCAGGCCCTCAACTTCGCCTTCAAGGACAAGTACAAGAAGATCTTCTTGGGCGGCGTAGACAAGCACACGCAGTTCTGGCGTTACTTCGCCGGGAACCTAGCGTCGGGCGGAGCGGCAGGGGCCACCTCTCTATGTTTCGTGTACCCCCTTGACTTCGCACGTACCCGCCTGGCGGCCGACGTCGGCAAAGCGTCTTCGACACGGGAGTTCACGGGACTCGGGGACTGCCTGACCAAGATCTTCAGGTCGGACGGACTGCGCGGCCTGTATCAGGGCTTCGGGGTGTCCGTACAGGGCATCATCATCTACAGAGCGGCCTACTTTGGGGTCTACGATACAGCCAAAGGTAAAGGCAGTGAACCTAACACTGACTATAACACACACTGTAGCTGGTTGATGGGTGGTAATGTTCGGGCATGTCCACTGGCTCACGCTTGGCTCCTGTGCGCGGTCAGGGATGCTTCCTGATCCTAAGAACACCCACATCATCGTCAGCTGGATGATAGCACAGTCTGTGACGGCGGTGGCTGGAGTGGTGTCGTACCCCTTCGACACGGTGAGGCGTCGCATGATGATGCAGTCTGGACGCAAAGGAGgtacggtacacacacacacacacacacacacacacacacacacacacacacacacgtgcatgcactgAAGTCATAGTTCATACCACCCCAGTGAGGGCAGTGGAGTGACTCTCCTTCTGGGCTTCAGTAGAACCTCAAGGTTAATGTTTGTTCTTGCAGCGGATATTATGTACACCGGGACCCTGGACTGCTGGAGGAAGATCGCGCGTGATGAAGGTGGCAAAGCGTTCTTCAAAGGGGCCTGGTCTAATGTTCTCAGGGGCATGGGAGGTGCATTTGTGCTTGTGCTATATGACGAATTCAAGAAGTTTGTTTAATTGCATAAAACGGCCGTATTCATAAATTCTGTTGAGTGTATAGAGGACGCCTTGGTTATCTACACGTTTACGCCTATAGAAATTCACATTATTTATCCGGGgtagtatttatttaaaacttATGCGAATAAATTGTTAATTGTATGTTCTGATGCCTACAAACAACACTTTTAAAATCTCACATGAGAGAGGAGATGTTTTGGccttgtgtacacacacacaacatataacaaAAAACCAGTGTGTGCTCATGTAAAGCATTTGGACACTATTTTCCCATGTTCAGGCTCTTATGTAGTACCTGACATGCACCAATGGCGTGTAGCAATCAGTAAATTAAACAAAAgtcaatagaaaaaaaaaatccatcttATGCAATTGCATTATGCCACCTGAAGATGGTGCAATTTAACTTCTTTTTGTTAAATTTGCGTGCTATGTTGCCATAATCCATGTCTCCATTTTTTTCTCCACTACAATTGAACT encodes:
- the p2ry8 gene encoding S-geranylgeranyl-glutathione receptor P2RY8, with translation MRNMSMSNISRMDNDTLAMLQNKQASNIVSFIYIVVTLVNLCGNGLSMWVLLFRTSPKTPSIIYMINLTITDLAMGLALPFQIAYQMHGYNWTLGPWMCNTLTVTFFTNMYCSILTMTAISVDRYMGIVKPMLFRGRREKAKYAIAICVLMWAVVLGVLSPLETTDLTFYVNELGIVTCFDVLKKNMLPSLVHWAIFLFAMFIILFLCPFIMTAYCYTRIIWALVNSPRSKQKGRAVRLAFIVLLVFAVCFAPNNILLLAHTVSKLYYNKSLYIYYKMSFTLSCINSCLDPFIYYFASKEFRRKMRHMLNLRTFSTTEKDFTDGPRDSFFSARSASNANEEYEHGKRRVSLGNTSF
- the slc25a6 gene encoding ADP/ATP translocase 3; the protein is MADAAKSFAKDFLAGGVAAAISKTAVAPIERVKLLLQVQHASKQISADKHYKGIIDCVVRIPKEQGFLSFWRGNLANVIRYFPTQALNFAFKDKYKKIFLGGVDKHTQFWRYFAGNLASGGAAGATSLCFVYPLDFARTRLAADVGKASSTREFTGLGDCLTKIFRSDGLRGLYQGFGVSVQGIIIYRAAYFGVYDTAKGMLPDPKNTHIIVSWMIAQSVTAVAGVVSYPFDTVRRRMMMQSGRKGADIMYTGTLDCWRKIARDEGGKAFFKGAWSNVLRGMGGAFVLVLYDEFKKFV
- the asmtl gene encoding putative bifunctional dTTP/UTP pyrophosphatase/methyltransferase protein isoform X2, with amino-acid sequence MQTVDGLILEKPTDKQDAYQMLSRLSGKEHSVFTGVAIVLCSETEGGATEYRVVDFYEETKVKFAELSEEMLWEYINSGEPMDKAGGYGIQALGGMLVEYVHGDFLNVVGFPLNHFCKQLSAIYNSPSESPTDKVKGGDSVGTAGPRALENSPSQCTRTGGADHREGSDFSSSHSAGRATVQEQNMPTCTKNSSQGFPHNIVDMLDGFKVSKTLFTACKLKVFDVLRVPGGLGLEAVAERIGASVAGTERLLDAAVSLGLLRKLGQGESAVYRNSEQASRFLVTDGPLTLHGYILHCDDLVWPLFTHLESAVREGTSQHQRAFGRKSKNFSFQDAYFQNDDVKMQFLNAMHSIAKVTGHDVATAFDLSSFKTACDVGGCTGAMAYEFAKAHPGLSVIVFDLPAVIEMRSHFQPKEPNDRVAFVAGDFFKDDLPKADLYVLARVLHDWSDEKVDELLSKVSKACTTGCAVLLAETVLDEVKRRTSYIQSLSMLVQTEGRERSSVQYKQLLESHGFSLIRMCQTGNFLDAILAYKQ
- the asmtl gene encoding putative bifunctional dTTP/UTP pyrophosphatase/methyltransferase protein isoform X1, with the translated sequence MVLHPVISKLISKRVVLASASPRRLEILTNTGLRFEVVPSWFKETLDKTLFKAPYEYAVETAKQKAMEVAQRMPFKHRKTPDIVIGADTVVTVDGLILEKPTDKQDAYQMLSRLSGKEHSVFTGVAIVLCSETEGGATEYRVVDFYEETKVKFAELSEEMLWEYINSGEPMDKAGGYGIQALGGMLVEYVHGDFLNVVGFPLNHFCKQLSAIYNSPSESPTDKVKGGDSVGTAGPRALENSPSQCTRTGGADHREGSDFSSSHSAGRATVQEQNMPTCTKNSSQGFPHNIVDMLDGFKVSKTLFTACKLKVFDVLRVPGGLGLEAVAERIGASVAGTERLLDAAVSLGLLRKLGQGESAVYRNSEQASRFLVTDGPLTLHGYILHCDDLVWPLFTHLESAVREGTSQHQRAFGRKSKNFSFQDAYFQNDDVKMQFLNAMHSIAKVTGHDVATAFDLSSFKTACDVGGCTGAMAYEFAKAHPGLSVIVFDLPAVIEMRSHFQPKEPNDRVAFVAGDFFKDDLPKADLYVLARVLHDWSDEKVDELLSKVSKACTTGCAVLLAETVLDEVKRRTSYIQSLSMLVQTEGRERSSVQYKQLLESHGFSLIRMCQTGNFLDAILAYKQ